A window of the Candidatus Poribacteria bacterium genome harbors these coding sequences:
- a CDS encoding putative DNA binding domain-containing protein, with translation MTPSELHEIISRGEDSKTQLKRQFNSIDALATEIAAMLNSEGGLLIVGVSDSGEVCGVANIRQLNQWISNACSQKIEPPVSVTTENLGIDDKLVVVINVPLGTDKPYAVNKTAFWVKVGADKRRATREELRRLMQASGTLYADEMPLAHTSWDELDLLRFRDFYKQQYNQEIDQLNAFTERSLSNLKLLKSPHLTLAGLRPQLMVKAVAFIGNRLEGTEYLDSEDIGSTLAEQFKGTMGFLKRNLRKQQNGQNFNFPGILEVPEIALEEAVVNALVHRDYLISSSIRVFIFDNCIEIISPGKLPNTATVESIRAGIQIVRNPVLISFVPKIGIPYRGLGSGVPRMIEECRKADLPEPKFIEDKVAETFTVVFDRRSNTR, from the coding sequence ATGACGCCTTCTGAACTCCACGAAATCATCAGCCGGGGCGAAGACTCCAAAACACAGCTCAAACGCCAATTCAACAGCATTGATGCGTTAGCTACAGAGATTGCGGCGATGCTTAATTCCGAGGGTGGGCTGCTTATCGTTGGTGTGTCAGATTCGGGAGAGGTTTGCGGCGTTGCAAACATTCGCCAACTCAACCAATGGATTTCAAACGCCTGCTCTCAAAAGATCGAGCCCCCTGTAAGCGTAACGACGGAAAATCTGGGCATCGATGATAAATTGGTTGTTGTTATCAACGTTCCCTTGGGCACCGACAAGCCTTATGCCGTCAATAAAACGGCGTTTTGGGTGAAAGTGGGGGCTGATAAACGCCGGGCAACGCGGGAAGAACTCCGACGGTTGATGCAGGCATCGGGCACATTGTATGCCGACGAGATGCCACTCGCTCATACAAGCTGGGATGAATTGGATCTGTTGCGATTTAGAGATTTCTACAAACAGCAATACAATCAGGAAATTGATCAGCTTAACGCTTTCACCGAGCGCAGCCTATCAAACCTAAAACTCCTCAAATCACCCCATCTGACGTTAGCAGGGCTTCGACCACAGTTGATGGTCAAAGCGGTCGCATTTATCGGCAACCGCTTGGAGGGAACGGAATATCTGGACAGCGAGGACATCGGATCAACCTTAGCCGAACAGTTCAAGGGGACAATGGGATTTCTCAAGCGTAATCTACGAAAGCAACAAAACGGTCAGAATTTTAATTTTCCCGGTATTCTGGAAGTTCCCGAAATTGCCTTGGAAGAAGCAGTCGTCAACGCGCTTGTTCACCGTGACTACCTGATTAGCAGTAGCATCCGCGTTTTTATCTTCGATAATTGTATCGAAATCATCAGCCCCGGCAAGCTGCCTAATACGGCGACGGTCGAGTCGATCCGAGCCGGAATACAGATTGTGAGGAATCCGGTGTTGATCTCATTTGTCCCGAAGATAGGAATCCCTTATCGCGGTTTAGGTTCTGGAGTTCCCCGAATGATTGAGGAATGTCGCAAAGCCGATCTCCCTGAACCTAAATTCATTGAAGATAAGGTTGCTGAAACATTTACAGTTGTTTTTGATAGACGATCAAATACCCGTTAA
- the uvrC gene encoding excinuclease ABC subunit UvrC, translating into MNQKISDKLSNLPAGPGVYLMKDAAEKVLYVGKATSLRQRVRSYFQNAATPHALTKPMLRYVHDIDTILTASDVEALILENNLIKEHQPRYNIRLKDDKRYPYLKVTVNEPFPGLYITRQKESDGAKYFGPFVRTRATRQTIKQLTKVFPIRTCNLELKASGNPHRVCLDYHIQRCPGPCADLTSVKEYNQIVDNVRRFLSGDKATVLKDLRTKMQAAAAALDFESAAKYRDQIENVEDAIAKQNLDNPSAENEDVIGVAQAGDEACVQVLMIRDGKLIEREHYFLRNSSNASVETLTAFVQQYYQDASFIPKTILLPDDIEMSEAIQRWLSQKRGSQVTLYFPQRGRKRQLVEMAAKNASIILEQKEQNVVFKADDNPALMELQELLNLPHPPARIEGFDISNLGDRFPVASMVVMEDAAPAKSEYRRFKIRTVEGQNDYAMMQEVVTRRFRRAIEENRFPDLILIDGGKGQLSAACEALETLDLSHLPIIGLAKRFEHIFLPGRSDPIVLRRDNPTLHLIQRLRDEAHRFAITYHRKRRSRALSHSVLDEIPNVGAKRKQALLQHFGAIEKIRQASLDELLAVKGITHGVAVTIHKHLREREDQTRDISTQ; encoded by the coding sequence ATGAACCAAAAGATTAGCGATAAACTCTCAAACCTACCTGCCGGTCCCGGTGTCTATCTGATGAAAGACGCAGCGGAAAAAGTGCTGTACGTCGGCAAGGCAACCTCCCTGCGCCAACGGGTCAGATCCTACTTTCAAAATGCTGCCACCCCACACGCCTTGACCAAGCCGATGCTGCGTTATGTCCACGATATCGACACCATCCTTACTGCAAGCGATGTTGAGGCGTTAATCCTTGAAAACAACCTAATTAAAGAACATCAACCTCGCTACAATATTAGGCTCAAAGATGACAAACGCTATCCGTATCTGAAGGTGACAGTCAACGAACCGTTTCCGGGGCTTTACATTACCCGTCAAAAAGAGAGCGATGGTGCGAAATATTTTGGGCCCTTTGTACGTACCCGGGCAACACGCCAGACCATCAAGCAGCTGACAAAGGTCTTCCCTATCCGCACGTGTAATTTGGAATTGAAGGCATCAGGAAATCCCCACCGTGTGTGCTTAGATTATCACATTCAGCGTTGTCCCGGCCCCTGTGCGGATCTGACTAGCGTTAAGGAATACAATCAGATTGTGGACAATGTCCGCCGATTTTTGAGCGGGGACAAAGCGACGGTTCTAAAAGATCTGAGGACAAAGATGCAGGCCGCTGCAGCCGCACTCGATTTTGAAAGTGCCGCGAAATATCGAGACCAGATTGAGAATGTCGAAGATGCCATTGCCAAGCAGAACCTTGACAACCCGTCCGCGGAAAACGAGGATGTAATCGGCGTGGCGCAGGCGGGCGATGAGGCGTGTGTGCAGGTGCTGATGATACGTGATGGAAAGCTAATTGAGCGCGAACACTACTTTCTGAGAAACTCATCCAACGCTAGTGTCGAGACGCTGACCGCATTTGTCCAGCAATACTATCAGGATGCGTCGTTTATTCCGAAAACCATTTTGTTACCTGATGACATTGAGATGTCAGAAGCCATCCAACGTTGGCTGTCCCAGAAGCGCGGTAGTCAGGTAACGCTGTATTTTCCACAGAGAGGGCGTAAACGCCAGTTGGTAGAGATGGCAGCGAAGAATGCGAGTATCATACTTGAGCAGAAGGAACAGAACGTCGTTTTCAAAGCCGATGACAACCCCGCCTTGATGGAATTACAGGAGTTGTTGAACCTTCCTCACCCCCCTGCCCGGATCGAAGGGTTCGATATTTCCAATCTGGGAGATCGATTTCCTGTTGCCTCAATGGTGGTGATGGAAGATGCGGCACCCGCAAAATCTGAGTATCGACGTTTCAAGATTCGCACCGTTGAAGGGCAAAATGACTATGCCATGATGCAGGAAGTTGTCACCCGTCGGTTTCGTCGTGCTATCGAGGAAAATCGTTTCCCAGATCTGATATTAATAGATGGAGGCAAGGGGCAATTGAGTGCTGCGTGTGAAGCGTTGGAAACGCTTGATTTGAGCCACCTACCGATTATTGGGCTTGCCAAACGATTCGAGCATATCTTTCTCCCCGGCAGATCTGATCCAATCGTGCTTCGGCGCGACAATCCGACACTCCACCTCATTCAACGGTTGCGCGACGAAGCGCATAGATTCGCTATCACTTATCACCGAAAACGCCGCAGCCGTGCACTCAGCCATTCAGTTCTCGATGAAATTCCGAACGTTGGTGCCAAACGAAAGCAAGCATTGCTTCAACATTTTGGGGCTATTGAAAAGATACGTCAAGCCAGCCTTGATGAGCTACTAGCTGTGAAAGGGATAACCCACGGTGTCGCAGTAACTATTCACAAACACTTGAGGGAACGGGAGGATCAAACGAGAGACATATCAACGCAATAA
- a CDS encoding YibE/F family protein, protein MSERNVKILGILAVLVIVLVLHIKLFQFNEIVQHGALQTLVCLGRVTKIDTSEDVDQIITFRIISGKFRGETVQVNNIWTGRAFGDRVIRQKDVLFLEMPLRRQAKTTLSEIRDNVRMLEYFRTPFLLYLAGMLGILIIMVAGMKGIRAILTLFVTAFGILYILVPLTLNGFNPIAAALCVAALLTVSTFVLIAGFSFKVVPGVLGTLGGLVAVGFLSVISQKAMLFTGLAQEFGFLELGIALWRTPVSHGWDFKGILAAGMILGAVGAMMDVGMSISSSVYEVKQVNPNVTVRQAIRAGLNVGRDIMGTMADTLIFAYLGAYMITMLLPRIEFPEVGYLYPFLRLANDETAAVAITQAIVGTIGLVLTVPIAAVIAGVLTKYMKTCPQRRNLKSFFALMTQKAKRVWPCR, encoded by the coding sequence ATGAGTGAAAGAAATGTAAAGATCCTCGGAATACTGGCAGTTCTCGTCATCGTCTTGGTGTTACACATCAAACTGTTCCAATTTAATGAGATTGTTCAACACGGTGCCTTGCAAACATTGGTCTGTCTCGGACGAGTGACAAAAATAGATACGAGCGAAGATGTTGATCAGATTATAACCTTCCGCATTATTTCCGGGAAATTTCGAGGAGAAACTGTTCAGGTAAACAACATCTGGACGGGACGCGCATTCGGGGATCGGGTGATACGACAAAAGGACGTGCTCTTCCTTGAGATGCCCCTCAGACGCCAAGCTAAAACGACTCTGAGCGAAATACGTGACAACGTGCGAATGCTTGAATATTTCCGAACACCTTTTCTACTCTATCTTGCGGGGATGTTGGGCATCCTAATCATTATGGTCGCTGGTATGAAAGGTATACGCGCAATCTTGACGTTGTTCGTCACTGCCTTTGGTATCTTATACATCCTAGTTCCCTTAACGCTCAACGGCTTCAATCCGATTGCCGCTGCCTTGTGTGTCGCAGCTTTACTGACCGTCTCAACCTTTGTGCTGATTGCTGGGTTCAGTTTTAAGGTGGTTCCCGGTGTGCTAGGCACCCTCGGTGGATTGGTCGCTGTTGGCTTCCTATCAGTAATCAGCCAAAAGGCAATGCTCTTCACCGGATTGGCGCAGGAATTTGGATTTCTTGAACTCGGTATCGCTCTCTGGCGAACACCAGTTTCGCACGGTTGGGATTTCAAGGGGATCCTCGCAGCGGGGATGATTCTGGGGGCTGTCGGTGCCATGATGGATGTCGGTATGTCCATCTCTTCGTCTGTCTATGAAGTCAAGCAGGTCAACCCAAATGTCACCGTACGGCAAGCTATCCGTGCCGGATTGAACGTGGGCAGAGACATCATGGGGACAATGGCGGATACCCTAATTTTTGCATATCTGGGCGCGTACATGATCACCATGCTACTTCCCCGTATTGAGTTTCCCGAAGTCGGATACCTCTACCCATTTCTCCGTTTAGCGAATGATGAAACAGCCGCCGTTGCTATCACACAAGCAATCGTCGGAACCATCGGGTTAGTTTTGACTGTTCCAATCGCTGCGGTCATCGCCGGTGTCCTGACCAAATATATGAAGACCTGCCCTCAGAGGAGGAACTTGAAGAGCTTTTTCGCACTGATGACCCAAAAAGCAAAGCGCGTTTGGCCGTGCCGATAG
- a CDS encoding YibE/F family protein, which yields MAVPIALIVVLVGTQYFYHRINRASAVIVEHHDANGNLTTRSEYAKGKVISLLESNAPLLFTVDGTEKDSLERRQISENLRREFERHNVPLSQDLTVSIKGWRDTKWLIRDEKNEVTFSVGEAEGKLNVYDATTEHHILKVEMLSGLYEGQTIIMRNILNHKVDLLSIPAEPGDIILCRMGGAPDQVSLVNLVQEYGRDRFLIWMFGLMLVVIIIVGRNEGVRTACAMIGSGLILYFFMIPLISRGENAVLIVTLTSGMIAFVSLVFVIGPSRKTFSAVLGTMGGILVAGLLVMFAQNYLRFSGLENAVSADIIEATRTPPFDFRQVLLAGMLMGVLGVAVDGAIEVASSMEEIRRANPNMPTWRLITSGMNVGTDILGTMVNTLVFAYLGVEFLFIMAVATPNLDLFQSPTIELLSVGIASSEIVRLLAGTLGLVLTIPMTATISAVWNRRRN from the coding sequence TTGGCCGTGCCGATAGCACTGATTGTTGTCCTTGTAGGCACACAATACTTCTACCATCGAATCAACCGCGCATCAGCGGTGATTGTCGAGCATCATGACGCAAACGGTAATCTCACCACTAGATCGGAATATGCCAAAGGCAAGGTGATTAGCCTCCTTGAATCAAACGCTCCCCTCCTGTTTACTGTGGACGGAACAGAGAAAGATAGTTTGGAGCGTCGGCAGATTTCCGAAAATCTACGGCGAGAATTTGAGCGCCATAACGTGCCACTATCACAAGACCTCACTGTTTCAATCAAAGGGTGGAGGGATACCAAATGGCTCATCAGGGATGAAAAGAACGAGGTCACCTTTTCTGTTGGCGAGGCGGAAGGCAAACTCAACGTTTACGACGCGACGACAGAACATCACATCCTGAAAGTCGAAATGCTATCGGGGCTCTACGAAGGACAAACGATTATCATGCGGAACATCCTCAACCATAAAGTCGATCTGCTGAGTATCCCCGCCGAACCGGGAGATATTATCTTATGCCGCATGGGAGGGGCGCCGGATCAGGTCAGTTTGGTCAATCTCGTTCAGGAGTATGGGCGCGATCGATTTCTAATTTGGATGTTTGGGTTGATGTTAGTGGTGATTATCATTGTGGGACGGAACGAGGGGGTACGTACCGCCTGTGCGATGATCGGTTCAGGTTTAATCCTTTACTTCTTCATGATCCCCCTGATCTCACGTGGTGAAAACGCCGTGTTGATTGTCACGTTGACCTCCGGCATGATTGCTTTTGTATCCCTCGTATTCGTGATTGGTCCTAGTCGAAAGACCTTTTCTGCTGTGCTTGGCACGATGGGAGGTATCCTTGTCGCTGGGCTGCTTGTCATGTTCGCCCAAAACTACCTCCGTTTTTCAGGCTTGGAAAATGCGGTCTCGGCGGATATCATAGAAGCCACTCGCACACCGCCTTTCGATTTCCGACAGGTGCTGCTCGCGGGGATGTTAATGGGGGTGCTCGGTGTTGCTGTTGATGGTGCGATTGAGGTCGCCTCCTCAATGGAGGAAATTCGCCGAGCAAATCCAAACATGCCGACTTGGAGATTAATCACGTCTGGGATGAACGTCGGCACCGATATCCTTGGGACCATGGTTAATACATTGGTTTTTGCTTATCTGGGTGTGGAGTTCCTGTTTATCATGGCAGTCGCGACACCCAATCTTGACCTCTTCCAATCCCCTACAATAGAGCTTTTGAGCGTCGGCATTGCGTCCTCCGAAATTGTGCGCTTGCTCGCCGGCACACTCGGACTCGTCCTGACCATTCCGATGACCGCTACAATTTCAGCCGTCTGGAATCGACGCAGAAATTAG
- a CDS encoding phytanoyl-CoA dioxygenase family protein — MNEREKFLFDLQGFLVVKDVLTSEEVDALNAAVDANLDKQVEDDNSAVGESKTLAGTHKRGMFTGMLSWPKPWCQPFRDIIVHKKAIPYLDAIHGRGWRLDHSPFILTSDPGTEGLLLHGATNHHFFGAAYYIYTNGQMRCGMVVLQYQLADVEEGDGGLCVVPGSHKANFPCPKEIREWEANQEIVYNVPAKAGDMIIFNEATIHGTLPWKNHEHERRSLLVRYSPKYLHYAGGYYDVTFPEWADELTEAQRALLEPPYIYNRPLLEEDGETVVRPRVEY, encoded by the coding sequence ATGAACGAACGCGAAAAATTCTTATTTGATTTACAGGGTTTTCTTGTGGTGAAAGATGTTCTGACATCAGAGGAAGTTGATGCTCTCAACGCCGCTGTTGACGCGAATCTCGATAAACAGGTTGAAGACGATAACTCAGCTGTGGGTGAGTCCAAAACACTCGCCGGAACGCACAAACGCGGTATGTTTACTGGCATGTTGTCATGGCCCAAGCCGTGGTGCCAACCATTTCGAGATATCATCGTCCATAAGAAGGCAATTCCCTACCTAGACGCAATCCACGGACGAGGCTGGCGGTTGGATCATTCCCCCTTTATCCTGACTTCTGACCCCGGCACCGAAGGCTTGCTTCTTCACGGCGCAACTAATCATCACTTTTTTGGTGCGGCATACTACATCTACACCAACGGACAGATGCGTTGCGGGATGGTGGTGCTCCAGTATCAGCTTGCAGATGTCGAGGAGGGAGACGGAGGACTCTGTGTCGTGCCGGGAAGTCACAAGGCAAATTTCCCCTGCCCGAAGGAGATCAGGGAGTGGGAAGCCAATCAGGAGATTGTCTATAACGTTCCGGCCAAAGCAGGCGACATGATTATCTTTAACGAGGCAACGATTCATGGAACGCTGCCTTGGAAGAACCATGAGCACGAACGCCGTTCGTTGCTCGTTCGATACTCGCCGAAGTACCTACATTATGCCGGTGGTTACTATGATGTAACGTTCCCCGAATGGGCTGATGAGTTGACCGAGGCGCAGCGTGCACTGCTGGAGCCGCCCTACATCTACAATCGCCCCTTGCTCGAAGAGGATGGAGAGACGGTCGTCCGTCCACGCGTTGAGTATTAA
- a CDS encoding Gfo/Idh/MocA family oxidoreductase has product MSNDTIRVGVVGAGANTRTHHIPKLQAIDGVEVISVCNRSRESSERVAQEFGIPTIYENWQELVAASDTNAIVIGTWPYMHCRVTLAGLAANKHVMCEARMAMNAQEAHAMRNAARENTHLVTQIVPSPFSLRVDNTIRRLLADGYIGDVYAVEVRAGGTFLEPDAPMHWRDDFNLSGFNIMSMGIWYEALLRWVGEATEIMAMGKTYVRMRKDDDGIMRPIRIPQHIDIVADMACGAQLHVQVSNIAGLVDGPEAYIFGSTGTLRFANNNLYGGQNGDDALTEIPIPAEEEGGWRVEEEFVSAIRGNEVITHTNFEDGVKYMEFTEAVTRSMTSGKAISLPL; this is encoded by the coding sequence ATGAGCAACGATACAATTCGTGTAGGTGTTGTCGGCGCTGGCGCAAACACAAGAACACACCATATTCCAAAACTCCAAGCCATTGACGGCGTCGAGGTTATCAGTGTCTGCAACCGTAGCCGGGAATCTTCCGAAAGGGTCGCGCAGGAATTCGGTATCCCGACAATCTACGAAAATTGGCAGGAGTTGGTCGCGGCGTCCGATACAAATGCGATCGTTATCGGCACTTGGCCCTATATGCACTGTCGTGTCACATTGGCCGGGTTAGCAGCAAACAAACATGTGATGTGTGAAGCACGAATGGCGATGAACGCACAGGAAGCGCACGCGATGCGCAACGCCGCCCGTGAAAACACGCATCTGGTCACGCAGATCGTCCCGTCACCGTTCTCGCTGCGTGTGGACAACACTATCAGACGCCTCCTCGCTGACGGTTATATTGGTGATGTTTATGCGGTTGAAGTTCGTGCTGGTGGCACGTTCTTGGAACCTGACGCACCCATGCACTGGCGCGATGACTTTAACCTGAGTGGGTTCAATATCATGAGCATGGGAATCTGGTACGAGGCGTTGTTGCGTTGGGTCGGTGAGGCGACCGAGATCATGGCGATGGGGAAAACCTATGTCAGAATGCGCAAGGATGATGACGGTATCATGCGTCCTATTAGGATTCCACAGCATATCGACATCGTTGCGGACATGGCGTGTGGTGCACAGCTGCACGTACAGGTTTCCAATATCGCAGGTTTGGTTGATGGTCCCGAAGCGTACATCTTTGGCAGTACAGGCACCTTGCGGTTTGCCAATAACAATCTATACGGTGGACAGAACGGTGACGACGCACTTACGGAGATTCCCATCCCTGCTGAAGAGGAAGGTGGATGGCGAGTAGAAGAAGAGTTTGTCAGCGCAATCCGTGGAAATGAAGTCATCACCCATACGAACTTTGAAGATGGCGTAAAATATATGGAATTTACCGAAGCCGTTACGCGCAGTATGACGAGCGGCAAAGCCATATCGCTACCGCTGTAA
- a CDS encoding phytanoyl-CoA dioxygenase family protein, which produces MNIVTTDWRTLSPPEQIRHLEVEGYVVLPDALTPEQLEQLREETAQLPTEHSSYHDRQGNATCQPQWHGRALGELIANPPVIDFLERVIGQDIIFFSGGYRYYEPGAIGVAMHTDGYPYGSNLGGYLWTAPVIVRVSYYLDDLTPENGPFRLLPRSHLCLHPDAQPYIRYDAHPEEVALPAKAGDAVFFGPRIFHGAHPYKGATGIRRVLLYGYRPAWASPVQPVDEWDPEDLAKTPDIARRFLQPLNTKGWSWELDHRPEDMFGRDGAGVNPSRWGNVD; this is translated from the coding sequence ATGAATATCGTCACAACCGACTGGCGAACGCTATCGCCGCCTGAACAGATTCGTCACCTTGAGGTCGAAGGCTATGTGGTGCTCCCTGATGCGCTAACGCCAGAGCAGCTTGAGCAACTCCGAGAGGAGACCGCGCAACTCCCCACTGAGCACAGCAGCTACCATGACCGACAGGGTAACGCTACCTGTCAACCCCAGTGGCATGGACGTGCTTTGGGCGAACTGATCGCCAATCCACCGGTTATCGATTTTTTGGAGCGTGTAATTGGACAGGATATCATCTTCTTCAGTGGCGGCTACCGATACTACGAACCGGGCGCAATTGGTGTCGCTATGCACACCGACGGCTATCCGTACGGCTCAAACCTCGGCGGTTACCTCTGGACAGCCCCAGTGATTGTCCGCGTTTCATACTATCTGGATGATCTGACCCCGGAGAACGGTCCTTTCCGCCTCCTTCCACGCTCACATCTCTGTCTTCATCCCGATGCACAACCTTATATCCGGTACGACGCCCATCCCGAAGAGGTCGCGCTCCCAGCGAAGGCGGGCGACGCGGTGTTTTTTGGTCCCCGAATCTTCCATGGTGCCCATCCGTACAAGGGAGCAACTGGCATACGTCGAGTGTTGCTTTACGGCTATCGTCCCGCGTGGGCGTCGCCTGTCCAACCTGTGGACGAATGGGATCCAGAGGATTTAGCGAAAACTCCCGATATTGCACGTCGTTTCCTCCAGCCGCTCAACACCAAAGGTTGGAGCTGGGAGCTTGACCATCGTCCAGAGGACATGTTCGGGCGCGACGGTGCCGGTGTAAACCCAAGTCGGTGGGGGAACGTCGATTAA
- a CDS encoding tetratricopeptide repeat protein, giving the protein MKSIRFKSLSVSWVNSTTHPTQVILCQRLEILALVIAIGITQSACLSTNTYKLAEQRVHERDYQGAIDIYQAIINSKPSTSDARKAQLAIAELHIDKIDQPEVGVRLYQDLIASTPDSEETVEAYYRLGFYYFKAMDYESAQKSFDAIVNQFPHLERSQNAQLMLAKSHENAQNFEKAVEIYDNVAYRHPNTKRASQALINKARIQKDFLKDTDDAKRTYQFLVKRYGRIADAGEAIQQAKQELRSMGASIPEPDSLLTTKYERLSEKRKERREQDRLKNRVTLSPVMDDANLAIESGFDVSLQEVMQGVGPIRLDEQGAHYNAMLMMATGMFQAENYQEAGALYHRGIKIAAQNEARVDPYHYVSLSVCYRKIGLHQRARQVLKEALKKDKRILDSIIVSGSNHYVKGEYKKAIEIYSSILGLSSNKTPGLYWRLGLVYQKMGEVEKEREYFERAIAADTDYTDALQSLAEVLHYRLNDTANAEIFQSLVDAQGHNTLSIETTYAGEKALADICYKYGNYPRAKLKYAAAVRIAQRAKRSATSKVKERILKNQSIYAMVHAAMAAYKSGGEDEAQVMIDTLTTEYPEHSLILYGHGQLAMLKGEVDIALAAFNASMKKDPHSDIVPLSLGEYYLSQGFADDAVALWEEFIKTNPNPNHHHRVQLRLKPVKAKLKQ; this is encoded by the coding sequence ATGAAATCCATCCGGTTTAAGTCCCTGAGTGTGAGTTGGGTGAACAGCACTACTCACCCAACTCAAGTTATACTGTGCCAGAGACTTGAAATACTTGCTTTAGTTATAGCTATAGGAATTACGCAGTCCGCTTGCCTTTCAACAAACACCTACAAATTAGCGGAACAGCGCGTCCATGAGAGGGACTATCAAGGTGCGATTGACATCTACCAAGCGATAATTAACAGCAAGCCGAGCACATCAGACGCACGCAAAGCACAACTAGCCATTGCCGAATTACACATTGATAAAATAGATCAACCAGAGGTGGGAGTGAGGCTGTATCAAGATCTGATCGCCTCTACACCTGACAGTGAGGAGACTGTAGAAGCATACTATCGTTTGGGATTTTACTATTTCAAAGCGATGGACTATGAATCGGCACAGAAATCCTTTGACGCTATTGTCAACCAATTTCCACACCTTGAGCGCAGCCAGAACGCACAACTGATGCTTGCAAAGAGCCACGAAAATGCGCAAAACTTTGAGAAAGCAGTGGAGATCTACGACAATGTCGCATATCGCCATCCCAATACGAAGCGTGCAAGTCAAGCACTCATCAATAAAGCCCGTATTCAGAAAGACTTTCTAAAGGATACGGACGACGCCAAGCGAACGTATCAATTTCTGGTCAAACGCTACGGAAGAATCGCAGACGCTGGAGAAGCAATTCAACAGGCAAAGCAGGAACTCCGATCAATGGGGGCAAGTATCCCTGAACCGGATTCGCTGTTAACGACAAAGTATGAACGCCTGTCAGAAAAGCGAAAAGAACGTCGTGAACAAGACCGTCTGAAGAATAGAGTTACCCTTAGTCCGGTAATGGATGATGCAAACTTAGCTATAGAATCCGGTTTTGACGTAAGTCTTCAAGAAGTCATGCAAGGTGTAGGACCAATTCGATTGGATGAGCAGGGTGCGCATTATAATGCCATGCTGATGATGGCTACCGGTATGTTCCAAGCCGAGAATTATCAGGAGGCAGGGGCATTATACCACCGAGGAATCAAGATCGCAGCTCAGAATGAGGCAAGGGTAGATCCATATCACTACGTGTCCCTGTCCGTCTGCTACCGCAAGATTGGATTGCATCAGCGTGCACGTCAAGTGTTGAAAGAAGCGTTAAAAAAAGACAAAAGGATTCTTGATTCCATCATCGTATCGGGTTCGAACCACTATGTCAAGGGGGAGTACAAAAAAGCAATTGAGATCTATAGTTCTATCTTAGGACTGAGTTCTAACAAAACGCCGGGGCTTTACTGGAGACTTGGCTTGGTTTACCAGAAGATGGGGGAAGTGGAAAAGGAACGAGAATACTTTGAACGCGCTATCGCCGCTGATACGGACTACACCGATGCGCTTCAAAGCCTTGCTGAAGTACTTCACTATCGGCTGAACGATACAGCGAACGCCGAAATCTTCCAAAGTCTTGTTGATGCACAAGGCCATAATACCCTCTCCATCGAAACAACCTATGCCGGCGAAAAAGCACTGGCGGATATCTGTTACAAGTATGGCAACTACCCCCGCGCAAAATTGAAATACGCAGCTGCTGTGCGAATCGCGCAACGCGCAAAAAGAAGTGCTACTAGCAAAGTCAAAGAGCGAATACTCAAGAACCAGAGCATTTACGCGATGGTTCATGCTGCGATGGCTGCGTACAAGAGTGGAGGAGAAGATGAAGCGCAAGTGATGATAGATACGCTCACTACCGAGTATCCAGAACACTCGCTGATACTATACGGGCACGGGCAGCTTGCTATGCTAAAAGGAGAGGTAGATATCGCACTTGCTGCCTTTAACGCCTCTATGAAGAAAGATCCGCATTCGGATATCGTACCTCTTTCGCTTGGTGAATACTACCTGTCACAAGGATTCGCGGATGATGCCGTAGC